The nucleotide window GCGGTGCGCGCCCGCAAGAACATCATGATCGCGGGGGCCACCAACGCGGGCAAGACCACCTTCCTCAGGGCGCTGGCCAACGAGATCCCGCCCAGTGAGCGGCTCATCACTGTGGAGCGCGCCCTCGAGCTGGGACTGGGGGAGTTCGCCGACCTGCACCCCAATGTGGTGGCCTTCGAGGAGAGGCTGCCCAACTCCGAGGGGGCGGGGGCCATCTCCATGGCCGACCTGGTGCGCCGCTCCCTGCGCATGAACCCCTCGCGGGTCATCGTCGGTGAGGTGCTGGGCGATGAGATCGTCACGATGCTCAACGCCATGAGCCAGGGCAATGACGGCTCACTGTCCACCATCCACGCCAACTCCTCCTCCGAGGTCTTCAACCGCATCGCCACCTACGCGATCCAGTCCGCGGAGCACCTGCCCCAGGACGCCACCAACCTCCTCATCGCGGGCGCGGTGGACTTCGTCATCTTCCTGACCCGGGAGAACCGCTTCCACCAGGGCGGCAGGATGCGGCGCTACGTCGCCTCGGTCCGCGAGGTCAACGGCGTGGACGGGCGCGTGCTCTCCAGCGAGATCTTCGCCGACGACCGCAGCGGCATGGCCCAGCCGGCCGCGCCCATCTCCTGCGTGGCCGACCTCATGGCCGCAGGCTATGACCCCGCCGCCTCCTACGCCGGGAGGGTGGCATGACTGACTCGACGGCCATGGTCGCCATCCTCTCCGGGGCGCTCATCGGCGGGGGCCTGTTCCTCCTGGTCGGCTTCTTCATGGGCGCCGACATGCTTCCCGACTCGGGGCGGGGGCAGAGCAGCGGCCTGATCAAGAGCATGTCCAAGCGGACGCTGGCCGCGGTCGGAGTCGGCGTGCTCATCCTGGTCCTCACGCGGTGGATCGTGCTGGCCGGGGCGGGAGCATGCCTGGTGATCGTCTGGCCGCTGCTCTTCGGCGGGGCCAAGCAGGAGAAGCTCGCCGCTGCACGGATCGACGCCCTGGCCACCTGGACGGAGTCGCTGAGGGACACGATCGCCGGCGCGGTGGGCCTGGAGCAGGCCATTCCCGCCACGGTGTACGCCGCGGCGCCTGTCATCCGGGACGATCTGGCGCTCCTGGCGGATCGGATGCGTGTGCGCGTGCCCCTGCCGACGGCGCTGCGCCAGTTCGCCGACGACCTCGACGATCCCACGGCGGACCTCATCGTCGCGGCCCTCATCGTCAACGCCCGCCTGCGCGGCCCGGGCCTGCGCCAGTTGCTGGGGGCCCTGGCCGATACCGCGCGCGCCGAGCTCGACATGCGCCAGCGGGTCTCGGCCTCGCGTGCGGGGACCCGGCGCTCGGCCCAGATCGTGGTCATCTTCTCCGTCGTGGTGATGCTGGGGCTGGCGCTGTTCAACAAGGACTTCGTCGCGCCCTACGCCTCGATCCAGGGCCAGCTGGTGCTCCTGGTCGTCATCGGCCTGTTCGCCATCGGGATGATGTGGATGCGCGTCCTGGCCGGAGTGCGCCTGCCGCGCCGCTTCCTGACAGTGCGCGCGGTCGACGTCGGTCCTGAGGGGGGTGCGGTGCGATGATCACCTGGATCCTCCTGGGAGGCGCCTTCAGCGGCGCGGGCCTGCTGCTGCTCGTCATCCTCATCGCACCGCCCGCGGTGCAGCCCGCCGCGGCACTGGCCGAGCTCGATACGCGCCGTGACGAGGACCGCCTCCGCCAGGATGTCCGTCGCCTCAACCCCAGGGAGGGCGCCACACCGGCATGGATGGACACGCTGGGCATCCGGGCCGCCGCGATCCTGAGGCGCTCGGGGATCGAGATCTCCCCCCTCACCGGTGACCTGGCGGTCCTGGGACGCTCCCTGGAGCGCCACCTGGCCGTCTCGCTGCTGATGGGGGTGGGCGCCTTCGTCGCCCCGCTGCTGATCGTGGCGCTCCTGGAGACCATTGGCGCCCCCATGAGCTGGACGACGCCGCTGCTGGTCAGTGTGCTCCTGGGCCTGGCGATGGGAGCTCTGCCCACGGTCCGCCTGCGCCGTCAGGCGGAGGAGGCGCGGCGGGACTTCCGCCACGTGGTGGGCTCCTACCTGGATCTGGTCTCCATGTCCATGTCCGCCGGCCGCGGTGTGCCCGAGGCCCTGGACTCGGCCTCCAGCCTCTCCGACGACCCGGCCATGGTCCGTATCCGTGACGCCCTGGACATCGCCCGGCTGCGGGGGGAGACCCCGTGGGCGGCGCTGGGGCAGCTGGGCACCCAGCTGCGCATCTCCGAGTTGAGGGATCTTTCCGCGGCACTGGCCCTTGTGGCCGAGGATGGGGCGAAGATCCGCGAATCCCTGGCCGCCAGGGCCTCCAGCATGCGCCGCAAGGACCTGGCCGATGCCGAGGGCAAGGCGGGGGAGAACTCCGAGTCCATGCTGGTGGCCCAGCTCGTCATCGCCATCGGCTTCATCGTCTTTCTCATCTACCCGGCTCTGACCGGGATCCTGGGCAATTCCTGATTGCCCGGCAGTTCACCAACCACAGGAAGGGAAGGAATCATGCTTCACCTGATCTGCACACTCCAGATCCTCTCGGGCCGCCTGCGCGATCGCCTCTCGCAGCCGTCCTCCGATGAGAGGGGCGCCTCGACCGTCGAGTGGGTCATCATCACCGGCATCCTCATCGCCCTGGCCGCCGTTGCGGGGCGGGCGGTGTACGCCATGGTCTCGGAGGCCTCCAGCAACCTGCAAGTGCCGACCGTTCCCTGATGATCCCGACCCGGATGCGCCGCCTGCGGGACAGGAGGGATGAGACGGGGGCCTCCAGCGTGGAGCTGCTCGTCTTCTTCCCCCTGCTCCTGCTCATCGTGCTGTTCACGGTGCAGGTCGCACTGAGCTGGTACGGCAATGAGGTGGCGATCACCACGGCCCGGGAGGTTGCTCGCGAGATCCGCAGTGGCAGCAGCCCGGAGAAGGCGGAGGCGGACGGTATCGCCTACGCCCATCGGGTGGGGGGCAAGGCGCTGGCCGAGGTCGAGGTGTACACAGTCATCAAGGGCAACGAGGTCGTCGTGGTGGTCTCGGGGGAGGCGATGGACGTCGTCGCCGGCCTCGCACCGCGCGTGGAGGCCTCGGTGACCTCGCAGCTGGAGACCTTCCGGGAGGACACGTGAGTGCGATGGGCGCCGCGGGCCGGCTCCGGAGCCCGGCATGCCGTCTCAGCAGATGCCTCGCCCGCCTCAGGGGCGGGGAGTCGGGAACGATGTCCGTGGAGATGATCATCCTGGTTCCCGTGCTCTTGCTCATCGTCATGATCGCGGTTGCGGGGGGCAGGCTGGTCTCGACCGAGAGCATGGTGCAGGCGGCGTCTCGTGATGCCGCCCGGGCCGCCTCCATGGAGCGGTCCTCCAGCGCGGCCTCCGCGGCCGCCAACGCCAGCCTGGCGGCTGCCGACACCGCCAGGGCCAACTGCTCCTCCACAACGAATGTCGGCAGCTTCGGGCGCGGCGGGGTGGTGCGGGTGACGGTCAGCTGCCGAGTGGAGCTGGCTGATCTCGGGCTGGTCTTCCTGCCCGGCAGCACGCAGGTCGAGGCGACCTCGACCGCACCGGTGGACACATGGAGGGGAACGAGATGAGCATGCGGCGCCGGCGCCAGTCACCGTGGCTGAGAATGCCCTCCTTCACGCAGGAGCGCGGCTCGGTCTCCGTCTTCGCGATCATCATCGCGGCCGTCCTCATCCTGGTGGCGGGCCTGTGCATCGAGGGCGGGAGGGTGCTGACCGCTCGCGCCTCCATGACCGACGACGCCGAGCAGGCCGCCCGCGCGGGGGCCCAGCACCTGGCCGACAGCAGTGTCCGCTCAGGAGGCGACATCGTCCTGGACACCTCCGAGGCCCAGGCTGCCGCCCGCGGCTACCTGGTCCAGACCGACCATGCCAATGACTCCGAGGTGGTGGTCACCCCCAAGA belongs to Actinomyces capricornis and includes:
- a CDS encoding type II secretion system F family protein yields the protein MITWILLGGAFSGAGLLLLVILIAPPAVQPAAALAELDTRRDEDRLRQDVRRLNPREGATPAWMDTLGIRAAAILRRSGIEISPLTGDLAVLGRSLERHLAVSLLMGVGAFVAPLLIVALLETIGAPMSWTTPLLVSVLLGLAMGALPTVRLRRQAEEARRDFRHVVGSYLDLVSMSMSAGRGVPEALDSASSLSDDPAMVRIRDALDIARLRGETPWAALGQLGTQLRISELRDLSAALALVAEDGAKIRESLAARASSMRRKDLADAEGKAGENSESMLVAQLVIAIGFIVFLIYPALTGILGNS
- a CDS encoding CpaF family protein, which codes for MSVDQNLVRQMREEVADLLAQQRRDDATSGIPPMSPEDERQFARALIGRVLEQHARGEIAAGRSPLSAQDEEEVSQGIHAALFGVGRLQPLLEDPDVENVDINGYDNVFIQYADGREERGAPVADSDDELVELVQVLGSYSGLASRPFDSANPQLDLRLPDGSRLSAVMDVCSRPAVSVRRARLDRVGLEDLVRLGTLTPRLAAFCSAAVRARKNIMIAGATNAGKTTFLRALANEIPPSERLITVERALELGLGEFADLHPNVVAFEERLPNSEGAGAISMADLVRRSLRMNPSRVIVGEVLGDEIVTMLNAMSQGNDGSLSTIHANSSSEVFNRIATYAIQSAEHLPQDATNLLIAGAVDFVIFLTRENRFHQGGRMRRYVASVREVNGVDGRVLSSEIFADDRSGMAQPAAPISCVADLMAAGYDPAASYAGRVA
- a CDS encoding type II secretion system F family protein, which produces MTDSTAMVAILSGALIGGGLFLLVGFFMGADMLPDSGRGQSSGLIKSMSKRTLAAVGVGVLILVLTRWIVLAGAGACLVIVWPLLFGGAKQEKLAAARIDALATWTESLRDTIAGAVGLEQAIPATVYAAAPVIRDDLALLADRMRVRVPLPTALRQFADDLDDPTADLIVAALIVNARLRGPGLRQLLGALADTARAELDMRQRVSASRAGTRRSAQIVVIFSVVVMLGLALFNKDFVAPYASIQGQLVLLVVIGLFAIGMMWMRVLAGVRLPRRFLTVRAVDVGPEGGAVR
- a CDS encoding TadE/TadG family type IV pilus assembly protein produces the protein MIPTRMRRLRDRRDETGASSVELLVFFPLLLLIVLFTVQVALSWYGNEVAITTAREVAREIRSGSSPEKAEADGIAYAHRVGGKALAEVEVYTVIKGNEVVVVVSGEAMDVVAGLAPRVEASVTSQLETFREDT
- a CDS encoding TadE/TadG family type IV pilus assembly protein, yielding MIILVPVLLLIVMIAVAGGRLVSTESMVQAASRDAARAASMERSSSAASAAANASLAAADTARANCSSTTNVGSFGRGGVVRVTVSCRVELADLGLVFLPGSTQVEATSTAPVDTWRGTR
- a CDS encoding TadE/TadG family type IV pilus assembly protein, with the translated sequence MPSFTQERGSVSVFAIIIAAVLILVAGLCIEGGRVLTARASMTDDAEQAARAGAQHLADSSVRSGGDIVLDTSEAQAAARGYLVQTDHANDSEVVVTPKTVTVTIEHNVPTSMLRLVGLDSVHVTATGQARVAVGIYGEEDL